From the Leptospira sp. WS60.C2 genome, one window contains:
- the queC gene encoding 7-cyano-7-deazaguanine synthase QueC, whose protein sequence is MVSVSDSSQKPKSEKKGAVVLLSGGLDSTTCLYVAAKEFGYPKNKKLPLLALSFDYSQKHKIELIKSKKIAKTLGIKHVIQKLDPGFFLGSSLTEKKIKVRKNAKSLFNGNEKEIPNTYVPGRNILFLSFALSLAEGHGYDSIYIGVNALDYSGYPDCRPEFIESFQKMANLGTKKGVSGLGDSIQIKTPLLHLGKKEIIELGLQVSAPLHLTHSCYDPVRGKPCGKCDSCILRAKGFLEMGIPDPALSK, encoded by the coding sequence ATGGTTTCCGTTTCGGATTCCTCACAAAAACCCAAATCTGAAAAAAAGGGCGCCGTCGTACTGTTGTCAGGTGGACTGGACTCTACTACTTGTCTCTACGTTGCAGCAAAAGAATTTGGTTATCCAAAAAACAAAAAACTTCCTTTACTTGCTCTCTCTTTTGATTATTCTCAAAAACATAAAATTGAACTCATCAAAAGCAAAAAAATTGCAAAAACCTTAGGAATTAAACATGTAATCCAAAAATTGGACCCAGGATTTTTTTTGGGAAGTTCTCTCACGGAAAAAAAAATCAAAGTGAGAAAAAACGCCAAATCACTGTTTAATGGCAATGAGAAAGAGATTCCAAATACCTATGTTCCTGGTCGAAATATTTTATTTTTGTCTTTTGCTCTGTCTCTTGCAGAAGGGCATGGATATGATTCCATTTACATTGGTGTGAATGCATTGGATTATTCGGGGTATCCCGATTGCCGGCCTGAGTTTATTGAGTCTTTTCAAAAGATGGCAAATCTCGGAACCAAAAAAGGGGTAAGTGGGTTAGGAGATTCGATTCAGATCAAAACTCCGCTTCTACATCTGGGCAAAAAAGAAATCATAGAACTTGGATTGCAAGTGAGTGCACCACTTCATTTAACTCATTCCTGTTATGATCCTGTGCGAGGAAAACCTTGTGGGAAATGTGATTCTTGTATTTTGCGAGCCAAGGGATTTTTAGAAATGGGAATTCCCGATCCTGCTCTGTCTAAGTAA
- a CDS encoding SGNH/GDSL hydrolase family protein has translation MHKYIFIILLFFHFQCDHPKNKNETLLLSLVRPTLGMFGDSIMALWPAEEQLKPFVVIKNAFPVRKTTDILYAIENDQSRYNACIYNGGVNDYLGNFTPQESELELTVQNQIRALTRLQIRCDQILAINIWYVELPWPMEAASRLNVLMKERIQFVPRLDPETWIKSSDLLDGGHLTERGYQKLSEKTLEHFRTRIPWIDFLPR, from the coding sequence ATGCACAAATATATCTTTATAATTTTGTTATTCTTTCATTTTCAGTGTGATCACCCAAAAAATAAGAACGAAACACTGCTATTGAGTCTTGTTCGACCAACATTAGGAATGTTTGGTGATAGTATCATGGCATTATGGCCAGCAGAAGAACAATTAAAACCTTTTGTTGTGATTAAAAATGCTTTTCCTGTTCGCAAAACGACGGATATCTTATATGCAATCGAAAATGACCAATCCAGATATAACGCCTGCATTTACAACGGTGGTGTGAACGATTATCTCGGGAACTTTACACCACAAGAATCTGAATTAGAGTTAACCGTACAAAATCAAATTCGTGCTCTCACACGATTGCAGATTAGATGTGATCAGATTCTTGCGATCAATATTTGGTATGTTGAATTACCTTGGCCTATGGAAGCCGCATCCAGGTTGAATGTATTGATGAAAGAAAGGATACAGTTTGTTCCTAGATTGGATCCAGAAACTTGGATCAAAAGTTCTGACTTGTTGGATGGAGGCCATCTAACAGAGAGGGGATATCAAAAACTTTCAGAAAAGACACTAGAGCATTTCCGAACACGAATTCCGTGGATCGATTTTTTACCTAGATGA
- a CDS encoding MBOAT family protein yields the protein MLFNSLVFVVFFVFLYTIYWQVNSKFQKLTILVGSLVFYGYWDLLFLCHFVLVVLLNYLFYKLFRYRFNKIQITGIIVLNLLNLIFFKYFYFLVNVIQDLFGFQQITEVTSVIPDIVLPLAISFYTFQILAFQIDVYRGKIQSVVSAVDFTIFIMFFPQLIAGPIMRHTDFFKQLHSKKRFLELPFNAGGYLILLGVLKKVIIADNISPVIEPFFSHPETYSGFSALLSVYGFAIQIYCDFSGYCDIARGLALLLGYDIPVNFNAPYFSTSLKEFWQRWHITLSQWLRDYLYISLGGNRFGNLRTYFNLVITMVLGGLWHGANYTFLVWGALHGFYLILERIVSNPQKESSSYMVRILKVFVVFHLVCFAWLFFRIERIQDFQTIYQNVINQSGIDIAEIPKLYRLIAVGFLLHTYEYFQRNVAIQFRYRKLLLPSLALVCGILVLTLSSNSTQFIYFQF from the coding sequence GTGTTATTTAACTCACTTGTTTTTGTCGTATTTTTTGTCTTCCTATACACTATTTATTGGCAAGTTAATTCAAAATTTCAAAAATTGACAATCCTTGTTGGATCCTTAGTTTTTTACGGATATTGGGATTTATTGTTTTTATGCCACTTTGTTCTAGTCGTACTTCTTAATTATTTATTTTATAAACTCTTTCGTTATCGATTTAACAAAATCCAAATTACTGGGATTATCGTTCTCAATTTATTAAACCTAATCTTCTTTAAATATTTTTACTTTTTAGTCAATGTCATTCAAGACCTCTTCGGATTCCAACAAATCACAGAAGTAACATCCGTTATCCCTGATATTGTTTTGCCATTAGCGATTAGTTTCTATACCTTTCAGATCCTTGCGTTCCAAATTGATGTATACAGAGGGAAAATTCAATCAGTCGTTTCAGCGGTTGATTTTACAATTTTTATCATGTTTTTTCCTCAGTTGATTGCTGGCCCAATCATGAGGCATACAGATTTTTTTAAACAGTTACATAGTAAAAAAAGATTTTTAGAATTACCTTTCAATGCTGGTGGATATCTCATTCTACTAGGAGTTTTAAAGAAAGTTATCATTGCTGATAATATTTCACCTGTGATCGAACCTTTTTTTAGCCATCCCGAAACATATAGTGGCTTCAGTGCACTTTTGTCCGTGTATGGATTTGCGATTCAGATCTATTGTGATTTTTCTGGTTATTGTGATATTGCGAGAGGTTTAGCGTTACTTCTGGGTTATGACATCCCAGTAAACTTCAATGCACCTTATTTTTCCACCTCTCTTAAAGAGTTTTGGCAAAGATGGCATATTACTCTTTCTCAATGGTTACGGGACTACTTATACATTTCGTTAGGTGGAAATCGATTCGGAAATTTGAGAACTTATTTTAATTTAGTGATCACGATGGTTTTGGGTGGTTTGTGGCATGGTGCTAATTATACTTTTTTAGTATGGGGCGCACTCCATGGTTTTTATTTGATTTTAGAAAGAATAGTTTCCAATCCACAAAAAGAATCTTCTTCTTATATGGTCAGAATCCTAAAAGTATTCGTTGTATTTCATTTGGTATGTTTTGCTTGGTTATTTTTTAGAATTGAAAGAATCCAAGATTTTCAGACAATTTATCAAAATGTAATCAACCAATCTGGTATTGATATTGCTGAGATTCCAAAGTTATATCGTTTGATAGCGGTTGGATTTTTACTTCATACATATGAATACTTTCAGCGCAATGTCGCAATTCAGTTCCGATATCGAAAATTGTTATTACCAAGTTTAGCACTCGTTTGTGGAATATTGGTTCTCACATTGTCATCCAATTCAACTCAGTTTATCTACTTTCAATTTTAG
- a CDS encoding DUF1574 family protein, whose amino-acid sequence MMLRKFRILYLFLLFFSIDKLVLIPPVKTFLTGEEVGNPYVESLKNLSADYLGETKYQDKKKIWAFGTSRSMNFYQYASLPYVQNSEFLSTQQKKELEKFKIYTYAAPGSNPLVYYTRFNQLLEQNYKPDMVFLEVSAFSFNKNNRFYHITLLEGMPLEFALAHFDELPNEFAHEFFFSRLFALSRYKISSKAISANLFGTKDKNMELLKTFLPANAGSIDPFATAFDTKTNREESPYTPDQFNDFKNLPSNETDKYIKVSMLVDVLKKEFYGNFTENENNFQFLSHIIDRCQKNNIPVILWIPKVHKELNDFYETATFYPKWKQKIETLAKEKQIRFVDLNEAGKVQCDYYQDAAHVSGRCLPEITANVLGIPK is encoded by the coding sequence ATGATGCTTAGAAAATTCCGAATTTTATACTTATTTTTACTCTTTTTTTCCATTGATAAATTGGTCTTAATTCCTCCCGTCAAAACGTTTTTAACAGGAGAAGAGGTCGGAAACCCATATGTTGAATCTCTTAAAAACTTAAGCGCTGATTATCTAGGTGAAACCAAATACCAAGATAAAAAGAAAATTTGGGCATTTGGTACATCTCGTTCCATGAATTTTTATCAGTATGCATCTTTGCCATACGTTCAAAATTCAGAGTTTCTATCCACTCAACAGAAAAAAGAATTAGAAAAGTTTAAAATCTATACTTATGCTGCACCAGGTTCAAATCCATTGGTGTATTACACTCGATTCAATCAGTTGTTAGAGCAAAACTATAAACCAGATATGGTTTTTTTAGAAGTGTCTGCCTTTTCGTTTAATAAAAATAATCGTTTTTATCATATCACTTTATTAGAAGGTATGCCTTTGGAATTTGCTTTGGCTCATTTCGATGAGTTACCAAACGAGTTTGCTCATGAATTCTTCTTTTCCAGATTGTTTGCTTTGAGTCGTTATAAAATCTCTTCGAAGGCGATCTCTGCAAATCTTTTCGGAACCAAAGATAAAAATATGGAACTGTTAAAAACATTTCTTCCAGCCAATGCTGGGTCAATTGATCCATTTGCTACTGCTTTCGACACTAAGACTAATAGAGAAGAATCTCCTTATACACCCGATCAATTCAATGATTTTAAAAATTTGCCTTCCAATGAGACAGACAAATATATCAAAGTATCTATGTTAGTTGATGTTTTAAAGAAAGAATTTTATGGAAATTTTACAGAGAATGAAAATAATTTCCAATTTTTATCGCACATCATTGATCGATGCCAAAAAAATAACATCCCTGTGATCTTGTGGATTCCGAAAGTTCACAAAGAACTAAATGATTTTTATGAGACGGCTACTTTTTATCCAAAGTGGAAACAAAAAATAGAGACATTAGCAAAGGAAAAACAGATCCGTTTTGTGGATTTGAACGAAGCAGGGAAAGTGCAGTGTGATTATTACCAAGATGCTGCCCATGTTTCGGGTAGATGTTTGCCTGAAATTACGGCAAATGTTTTAGGTATTCCGAAATAG
- a CDS encoding NAD(P) transhydrogenase subunit alpha — protein MEIFVTAVTIFVLAIFVGFEIITKIPPILHTPLMSGSNAISGITLIGALYAAGIQESNLTKILGLLSVIFATINVVGGFLVTHRMLGMFKKKDAPK, from the coding sequence ATGGAAATATTTGTTACAGCCGTCACGATTTTCGTTCTAGCGATCTTCGTGGGATTTGAAATCATCACAAAAATCCCTCCCATCCTCCACACCCCTCTTATGTCGGGTTCCAACGCCATTTCCGGCATCACCCTCATCGGTGCATTGTATGCGGCAGGGATCCAAGAAAGTAATCTCACCAAAATTTTGGGATTACTCTCCGTCATATTTGCCACCATCAACGTAGTGGGTGGATTCCTTGTCACCCATAGGATGCTTGGCATGTTTAAGAAAAAGGACGCACCGAAATAA
- a CDS encoding NAD(P)(+) transhydrogenase (Re/Si-specific) subunit beta, which produces MELISILNLAYLVASILFIVGIKQLAHPKTATRGNFLGALGMLIAVVATLFDRAILSYEWIAVGVLIGSFIGIILAVKIQMTAMPQLVAVLNGFGGIASVFVAGAALQLSIPKYAYAVNYQEIVSIVFSAIVGGITFSGSFIAFGKLQGFITEKAVRYPGDQLVKILVGLTAVGLGVYGCLEPTDESIYWILSGVSLLLGIFLVIPIGGADMPVVISLLNSYSGIAASATGFVLNNNVLIISGSLVGASGIILTQIMCKAMNRSLTNVLFGGFGAAATEMKDDGDFYSGKVKSTSAEEVAMLLDVARSVVIVPGYGMAVAQAQHAVRDLYQLLTARGIDVTFAIHPVAGRMPGHMNVLLAEADIPYDRLKEMDEINSTFENVDVVIVNGANDVTNPLAKTDPKSPIAGMPILDVGNAKTVVVIKRSLSAGFAGVPNPLFIADNCLMLFGDGKKATQEMIAALKES; this is translated from the coding sequence ATGGAACTCATTAGTATTTTAAATCTCGCATACCTCGTTGCTTCCATTTTATTCATCGTTGGAATCAAACAATTAGCGCACCCAAAAACAGCAACTCGTGGAAACTTCCTCGGAGCTCTCGGGATGCTCATCGCAGTTGTCGCAACTCTCTTTGACAGAGCGATTCTTTCTTACGAATGGATTGCTGTTGGTGTCCTCATTGGGTCTTTCATTGGTATCATCCTTGCGGTCAAAATCCAAATGACTGCAATGCCACAACTTGTTGCCGTTCTCAACGGATTTGGTGGTATTGCTTCTGTTTTTGTAGCAGGTGCTGCTTTACAATTATCCATTCCTAAATATGCTTATGCAGTCAATTACCAAGAAATCGTTTCGATTGTATTCTCTGCGATTGTTGGAGGGATTACTTTCTCTGGAAGTTTTATCGCCTTTGGTAAGTTACAAGGTTTTATTACGGAAAAAGCAGTTCGTTATCCTGGTGACCAACTCGTAAAAATTTTGGTTGGACTCACTGCTGTCGGACTCGGTGTTTATGGATGCTTAGAGCCTACTGATGAATCTATTTATTGGATTTTAAGTGGTGTGAGTTTACTCCTTGGAATCTTCCTCGTGATTCCAATTGGTGGGGCAGACATGCCAGTTGTGATTTCTCTCCTCAACTCCTATTCAGGGATTGCGGCGTCGGCAACAGGATTTGTTCTCAATAACAATGTACTCATTATTTCAGGATCTCTCGTAGGAGCTTCTGGAATCATCTTAACACAAATCATGTGTAAAGCGATGAACCGTAGTTTGACTAACGTACTCTTTGGTGGTTTCGGGGCTGCCGCTACAGAAATGAAAGATGATGGTGATTTTTACTCAGGTAAGGTCAAGTCAACAAGTGCAGAAGAGGTCGCAATGCTTTTAGATGTGGCAAGAAGTGTCGTAATCGTTCCAGGTTATGGTATGGCTGTGGCACAAGCACAACACGCAGTAAGAGACTTGTATCAACTCTTAACAGCTCGTGGAATCGATGTTACTTTTGCGATCCATCCAGTGGCTGGTCGTATGCCTGGTCATATGAACGTGTTACTTGCTGAAGCAGATATTCCTTATGATCGATTGAAAGAGATGGACGAGATCAATAGTACTTTCGAAAATGTTGATGTTGTGATCGTAAACGGTGCCAATGACGTAACGAACCCACTTGCAAAAACAGATCCAAAATCACCAATCGCTGGAATGCCAATTTTGGATGTTGGAAATGCAAAAACGGTCGTTGTGATCAAAAGAAGTTTGAGTGCTGGATTTGCGGGAGTTCCCAATCCACTCTTCATTGCTGACAACTGTTTGATGTTGTTTGGCGATGGTAAAAAAGCAACGCAAGAAATGATCGCAGCTTTAAAAGAATCGTAG
- a CDS encoding response regulator, which translates to MKKQVYIVDDHPLVVDALQNLISKSDDLDCIGSADNIEKAFNDIEQMQPTLVLIDIQLKQNQNGLQLLKKLRTTFPNIAVIIISMLTDDTFVDRAFKLGAMGYVFKEDTTTQIVEAIHTVLKGDYFVSSSQATRLLGHLYRASQKDEKDPIDRLSNRELEVFLMIGEGMPVKEIAANMGLAPSTIETLRSRIKSKLSITENEKLIRVAVEWKYTQAKTDIVVS; encoded by the coding sequence ATGAAAAAACAAGTCTATATCGTTGATGATCATCCTCTCGTAGTTGACGCACTACAAAACTTAATCTCTAAATCAGATGATTTAGATTGCATCGGTAGTGCGGATAATATTGAAAAAGCTTTCAACGATATAGAACAAATGCAACCAACGCTGGTATTAATTGATATTCAACTCAAACAAAACCAAAACGGATTGCAACTTCTGAAGAAACTTAGAACAACTTTTCCAAACATTGCCGTCATCATCATCAGTATGTTGACGGATGATACCTTTGTAGATCGAGCTTTTAAACTGGGTGCTATGGGTTATGTGTTCAAAGAAGACACTACCACACAAATTGTAGAAGCGATCCATACAGTTCTAAAGGGTGACTATTTTGTGAGTTCTTCTCAAGCAACAAGACTTCTTGGACATTTGTATCGCGCTTCTCAGAAAGACGAAAAGGATCCAATCGATAGATTGTCTAATCGAGAATTAGAAGTGTTTCTTATGATTGGAGAAGGAATGCCAGTGAAAGAAATTGCTGCCAATATGGGTCTTGCTCCTTCAACCATTGAAACTTTACGCTCTCGTATCAAATCCAAACTGAGCATCACAGAGAATGAAAAATTGATTCGAGTGGCCGTGGAGTGGAAATACACACAAGCAAAAACCGATATCGTTGTTTCATAA
- a CDS encoding tetratricopeptide repeat protein has product MKTKQTLFFSLIILFVSFSSLTADSDDAESIEINAKIEIEKVSRNIINALRYGKFGLADAEWKKIQTDVFKTFAEYDYLNGSLLYSRMEWQEAKENLNRALKKEPNHEAASFLLGMIYAQEDSWSEAKETWLETNQISPYNPFYHYNLGLAYFILKEYNNAISSLNKSLEYKANYNEAKLILAKTYLELNQVEKAKAELSSILEQDPKHMQASHLMGRVIYLLEKDPKKSLTYLKNPRALGWREKKVYARCYFEMRKWREAENLLRPIAYSPFADEYDQSFYLNLLLNLGFDERANDFFHFIQKQSQNESKIAEAYRMLLSSREGKDLLYHYFKLRY; this is encoded by the coding sequence ATGAAAACAAAACAGACTCTCTTCTTTTCACTTATCATTCTTTTTGTTTCCTTTTCCTCCTTAACGGCTGATTCGGATGACGCAGAATCAATCGAAATCAATGCCAAAATCGAAATCGAAAAGGTAAGTCGCAATATCATCAATGCACTTCGTTATGGAAAGTTTGGATTAGCAGATGCAGAATGGAAAAAAATTCAAACTGATGTTTTTAAAACATTTGCTGAGTATGATTACTTAAACGGAAGTTTGCTTTACTCAAGAATGGAGTGGCAAGAAGCAAAAGAAAACTTAAACCGCGCCTTAAAGAAAGAACCAAACCATGAGGCGGCAAGTTTTTTACTTGGGATGATCTATGCACAAGAAGACAGTTGGTCTGAAGCGAAAGAAACTTGGTTAGAAACGAACCAAATTTCTCCTTACAATCCATTCTATCACTATAACCTGGGTCTTGCTTATTTTATCTTAAAAGAATACAATAATGCAATTTCTTCTCTTAACAAATCATTGGAATATAAAGCTAATTACAATGAAGCCAAACTCATTTTGGCAAAAACCTATTTGGAATTAAACCAAGTAGAAAAAGCAAAAGCAGAACTATCCTCCATCTTGGAACAAGATCCAAAACATATGCAAGCCTCTCATCTTATGGGTCGAGTTATTTATTTATTGGAGAAGGATCCGAAAAAATCTCTCACGTATTTAAAAAACCCAAGAGCTCTGGGTTGGAGAGAAAAAAAAGTTTATGCCCGCTGTTATTTTGAAATGAGAAAATGGAGAGAGGCTGAAAACTTACTTAGACCGATCGCCTATTCTCCGTTTGCTGACGAATATGACCAAAGTTTTTACTTAAACTTACTTCTTAATCTTGGATTTGATGAACGAGCGAACGACTTTTTTCACTTCATCCAAAAACAATCACAAAATGAATCTAAAATTGCAGAAGCATACAGGATGTTACTCTCTTCCCGCGAAGGAAAAGACTTATTGTATCACTACTTTAAATTGCGATATTAG
- a CDS encoding spore coat biosynthesis protein F, whose protein sequence is MSGIHSTHDSFAFIQARLGSTRFPKKILKPIPEDSGITFLDHIHRRLSSVFEFHQIVFLIPESDEESIQFLKSRGYLYFCGSELDVRDRFREAAKHYGAKHIFRLTADNPFIDIDAVRYLYEAILEIKDTYYSLSMVGLPLGMGVECFSSASLFYQTDETDLERHKEHVSLHIKEFPEIHKQYRLSPPHLTQLDDSNQNHRESLSKLRITVDEPKDYELICEIWKTLGETNPNFGATEIFQLKQIKPELFEINANVEQVIFSLPHEEKTQKQIHILYGNPKEYGYGHLERCRSLNIFLQIQGYDVRMNDHFREEDKNIPHILDIREIEFPITNAFYIDNLNHPPNKMNACFFLPHPTHSTLNHTHLSYYSSPLSELNRDIEEIPGKILVYAGQLDEIQSEQIDRYLLQFYKTNVNSNRPIFQTILRIGGTKPKSPMIEFHPRISYIEFLREIESSEWICTYFGQTMMEAAAKRKKVCLLGISEIHSSLGMFAEKELAIPYIGSLQELSMITIFPETPIQNRITYRRDAHTKILNWLQTVT, encoded by the coding sequence ATGAGTGGTATACATTCAACGCATGATAGTTTTGCCTTTATCCAGGCAAGACTAGGTTCCACACGATTCCCGAAAAAAATTTTAAAACCCATTCCAGAAGATTCTGGTATTACTTTTCTGGATCATATCCACCGACGTTTATCATCTGTATTTGAATTTCATCAGATTGTCTTTTTGATTCCAGAATCGGATGAAGAATCCATTCAATTTCTAAAATCGAGGGGATATTTATATTTTTGTGGATCCGAATTGGACGTAAGAGACCGATTCCGTGAAGCGGCAAAACACTATGGAGCTAAACACATATTTCGCCTAACGGCCGATAACCCATTTATTGATATTGATGCAGTTCGTTATTTATATGAAGCAATCTTAGAAATCAAAGACACTTATTATAGTCTCTCAATGGTAGGGTTGCCACTCGGAATGGGAGTAGAATGTTTTTCGAGTGCCTCTTTATTTTATCAAACAGACGAAACTGATTTGGAACGGCACAAAGAACATGTGTCTTTACACATCAAAGAATTTCCCGAAATTCACAAACAATATCGACTTAGTCCTCCTCACCTAACTCAACTAGACGATTCTAATCAAAATCATAGAGAAAGTTTATCCAAATTAAGGATCACAGTAGACGAACCTAAAGATTATGAATTGATCTGTGAAATTTGGAAAACCTTAGGCGAAACTAATCCCAATTTTGGTGCGACTGAAATCTTTCAATTGAAACAAATAAAACCAGAGCTTTTTGAAATCAATGCCAATGTAGAACAAGTAATCTTCTCTTTACCGCACGAAGAAAAAACACAAAAACAAATCCATATTCTATATGGAAATCCCAAAGAATATGGATATGGACATTTGGAGCGATGTAGATCCTTGAATATTTTTTTACAAATACAAGGATATGATGTAAGGATGAATGATCACTTTCGAGAGGAAGACAAAAATATTCCTCACATTTTAGACATTAGGGAAATAGAATTTCCGATAACAAATGCATTTTATATTGATAACCTAAATCATCCACCTAACAAAATGAATGCTTGTTTTTTCCTTCCACATCCTACTCATTCTACATTGAACCATACACATCTATCCTATTATAGTTCACCCTTATCAGAATTGAATCGAGACATAGAGGAGATTCCTGGCAAAATACTAGTGTATGCAGGTCAGTTGGATGAAATACAATCGGAACAAATTGATCGTTACCTATTACAATTCTATAAAACTAATGTGAATTCCAATCGTCCGATCTTCCAAACCATCCTTCGCATTGGAGGAACAAAACCAAAAAGTCCAATGATTGAATTCCACCCAAGAATTTCTTATATCGAGTTCCTTCGCGAAATCGAATCTTCAGAGTGGATTTGTACATACTTTGGTCAAACCATGATGGAGGCGGCAGCGAAAAGAAAAAAGGTTTGTTTACTCGGAATCTCGGAGATTCATTCTAGTTTAGGTATGTTTGCAGAAAAGGAACTTGCTATTCCATACATTGGTAGCCTGCAAGAATTATCTATGATCACCATTTTTCCAGAGACGCCAATTCAAAACAGAATTACATACCGTCGTGATGCCCATACTAAAATTTTAAATTGGTTACAGACCGTTACATAA
- a CDS encoding spiro-SPASM protein, which translates to MINRKEYNPSFAVVYLDKQSVSFLESNFETKLFESFVNKLHKVFPNLIIHINVSQIIKSKLDGSSFAKFLVLYESIPSEIELIKEIGKLLPESRFKDPEWDEVCFLYFTGISPILNPKLTETIWNRHKNFFSQYSYSENIPPGLIPTVITREFLSSLPDQLTTDIHAFFLKNINQYDVDIFFQSPDLRQLRLDFRYNSTRSKVLIQGLMKIADEIPYESLHSILKEHPELFRSFPSYLEWEIYKGCELSCIFCPREFVDKSNDGSFVSLESTDKICKELQTSLHSPITISLSGNGEPLLHPNFPSVVKEILKLEQLKELIIETALYKNVNVLISLINELNNQQKEKLCIIVNLTTLSEETYQTLYGKKGLSEVISAVDSLSKILPQNSLYVQMIKMKEVEEEIDPYFTLFEKKGINIILQKYNRFADKLPERRVSDLTPIHRDFCWHLTRDINLSVNGDVSICKQNQTNIIGNLLTESLSTVWSRGLESFRHSFNGKHDQIPAPCLNCDEWYTFNA; encoded by the coding sequence ATGATAAACCGTAAAGAATATAATCCTAGTTTTGCGGTTGTTTATTTAGACAAACAATCGGTTTCATTTTTGGAATCCAATTTTGAAACTAAACTGTTTGAATCCTTTGTGAACAAACTACACAAAGTATTTCCAAATCTGATCATTCATATCAATGTTTCCCAGATCATCAAATCGAAATTAGATGGATCATCTTTTGCAAAATTCTTAGTTTTATATGAGTCCATTCCTTCAGAAATTGAACTCATCAAAGAAATAGGTAAGTTACTTCCAGAATCTCGGTTCAAAGATCCCGAATGGGATGAAGTATGTTTTTTATATTTTACGGGAATTTCACCGATTCTGAATCCAAAGTTAACGGAAACAATTTGGAACCGACATAAAAACTTTTTTAGCCAGTATTCCTATTCTGAAAATATTCCCCCTGGATTGATTCCAACTGTTATTACAAGAGAATTTTTAAGTTCCTTACCTGACCAACTGACAACTGATATTCATGCTTTTTTTCTGAAAAATATCAACCAATATGATGTAGATATTTTTTTCCAATCTCCCGATTTACGACAACTTCGATTGGATTTCCGTTACAACTCGACACGTTCCAAAGTTCTCATCCAAGGATTGATGAAAATTGCTGACGAAATCCCTTATGAAAGTTTACATTCCATTCTCAAAGAACATCCAGAGTTGTTTCGAAGTTTTCCATCTTATCTTGAGTGGGAAATTTATAAAGGATGTGAATTGTCCTGTATCTTTTGTCCTCGTGAGTTCGTAGACAAGTCCAACGATGGAAGTTTTGTTTCTTTAGAATCGACCGACAAGATTTGTAAGGAGTTACAAACATCGCTCCATTCACCGATCACCATCAGTTTGTCGGGAAATGGAGAACCACTATTACATCCAAACTTTCCTTCCGTTGTAAAAGAGATTCTGAAACTTGAACAACTAAAGGAACTCATCATTGAGACAGCTCTATACAAAAATGTGAATGTTTTGATATCTCTGATCAATGAACTCAACAACCAACAAAAAGAAAAACTTTGTATCATCGTCAATTTGACCACACTGAGTGAAGAGACTTACCAAACTCTGTATGGAAAAAAAGGGCTATCGGAAGTAATCTCAGCTGTTGATAGTTTATCCAAGATTTTACCGCAAAACTCGCTTTATGTGCAAATGATCAAAATGAAAGAAGTAGAAGAGGAAATTGATCCCTATTTTACACTATTTGAAAAAAAAGGCATCAATATCATTCTGCAGAAATACAATCGTTTTGCCGATAAGTTACCAGAAAGAAGAGTGAGTGATTTAACTCCGATCCACCGTGATTTTTGTTGGCATCTAACACGTGATATCAATCTTTCTGTGAATGGTGATGTTTCTATCTGCAAACAAAACCAAACCAATATCATTGGAAATCTTTTAACAGAATCCCTTTCCACTGTATGGAGCCGAGGATTAGAGTCGTTTCGACATAGTTTCAATGGTAAACATGATCAAATTCCAGCACCTTGTTTGAATTGTGATGAGTGGTATACATTCAACGCATGA